In Mixophyes fleayi isolate aMixFle1 chromosome 3, aMixFle1.hap1, whole genome shotgun sequence, the genomic stretch catgttcatacatttacccccagatctttaaaAGGTAATTTGCTGTCATTTACCTGATGGTCATGGATTTTCTCTGGTGCcgattagatttttttattttttttttgctggaaaaTTAAAACCACATGAAGGTAAACGACACTGCTTAAGTGTTGAGGGGATTTGGTAACCCGTGTAGTAGGGACTATAGACATTGGATACACTCTGACACGTTTGTGGCGAACTATAAATGGTACAAGAAATTTACTCTAATTGAATTCAGCAGCCCCACCGGGTCAGCCTAACTATGGTCCATATGGAGGAGGACCCCCTGTTCAAAACCAGCCAATGGTGCCAGGTGGCCCACCATCTGCATGGATGCCCGCACCTCCACAAAACCCAAACTGCCCACCAGGATTGGAATATCTGTGTCAGGTAACTTATTTACTGtaaaatagaacatttttttttatttattttttttaaccttttttttttggatgattctAGGTCTTTAAAACATAATTCTTATTACTACCCTTTTTGCAagtgttatatatttaattataggaACTCTgaggttggggtggggggggggtgatttgtGCTCATGCATAGAGACTTCATGCTATACAGCATTCTAATTTAAGCACAGGGCTCTTTTATCTTGTAACAAAGGGCAGTATTTGTTATAACAAGTATTTTCCAGTTGATGAAGGCAATGATGTCACTTTAGTAAATGTTGAAGAGTGTGCTAGATATCATTGCTTTGGGAATATTGAATCCGACTATTCTGAGGAAACTCTTAACATGCATCCAGATCTGGTACTGGAAAACTACTGCTACTAAATCTCCCTCCCCAAAGTAACCTTTATTCCCATTTTTACTCTAACCAGCCTCTTCAAAACTTCAAAATGTCCCCAATAAccacttcataaaaaaaaaaaaaaaaatatgttttatagttGTAGCTTACACTACTCATTTAATGATTGTGTATCCTTATGTTTTTGGCAGATAGATCAACTTCTTGTTCATCAACAAGTGGAGCTACTAGAAGGTATATTATAATACATTGTATTGTCATTattcacaggggagggctggcaaagtttagcctgggggacaagactcaactcagtagcctattaggatcattttaaaggaaaataaatgcaggtgacccacCCCAAGGTAGtctactatgggaccggccccaggggcgcacagaggattgtcggggggggggtttcatgcgcagcagctctgtttcatcagctctgtcctatacagcagctgcggcgctgtctaagaagtgtccgcggcggtgctgtatagactacaacaccgccgcggacgcttctttgacagcgccgcggctgctgtataggacagtcgccacttagttagcgcagggggggttttctagagactcagaaaccccccctgcgtgcgccactgggccCAGGGGGACAGATGCTTCCCTgcgcccagcctgcccctgattattCATGGGCTAATGCAGACAATTTGAGATTGTTTGACAAACAGAACCCCAGAGAGAAGCTGCTGCATGTAGTCTAATGTAATCTAATGATATAAATAATTTCAGGACAGCTTCTCaaacaattatttatatcaatagACATTCCATATTTATTCCCACAGTAAAATATCTCCTAATAAAATCAAGGATGTAAATTCTTTGCGAAGCTGTCCTGAAATTATTTATATTAGTAAAGATGTTATAATTATAGTTCAATGACATATACTTGACGGAATAGCAGATTAAGTGTTGTAGAGCTGATTAATAAGATTGTTATAGGGCAGTTTGAATCTTCTCACATGTGTACAAACAATGTGTTCGTTACATTATGGACCCACCCCTTCTTAAGAAGTCACTCTGATAAACAGCGTAGAGGGAAGTGGGTCTCGTATGACAATCTGTTTTTGGTGCCGGATACTAAACGGAGACACTTGGAGGATTATTAGTGCTCCATTGTCATATGCCTTTGGATAGCTGGTACCTGTGAAATTTAAAACTTGTAATAAATATTGCTTTTAATGAAGCTACACAATGGAAGTATACCCGACTATTTGAATGTTGTAGATCTGTGCCTTTTTCCTGTGGAGATTGGGTATGtgtagggcagtgatggctaacctgtgacactccagttattgtggaactacaaaccccagcatgcttacAGTAggtaactagctgatagctggaagagcatgctgggacttgtagtttcacaacacctggagtgtcacaggttagccatcactggtgtcGGGGAAGACAACCTACTTGATGCAAACATTACAAGCTGGACTAGCTCtatagttttaaaaatgtataggtAAAGAGCTTATTGGGGGCAGAGGGGGTAACTTTTCTTTAGATACACATAGCAAGACAATCCTTTGGCAGGTGCTTGGAGATGAGCAGTGACATCtgtcaaaaaaaaatgtcttattgATATGTATATAATCTGGACATATAAAAGGAATAGAATTATCAATCGTTTTGGGTTTTATCTTTTAGCCCAATTTTAtatgtaactttttttattttttttattttaagctttGATTGGTTATGAGACCAATAACAAATATGAAATCAAGAACAGCATGGGCCAGAGAGTGTACTTTGCTGCCGAGCAAAATGATTGTTGTACTCGAAACTGCTGTGGAGCTAGTCGACCCTTTGTTCTTACTATTGTTGATAACTCTGGTCGTGAGATAATCCGGCTGGACCGACCCTTCAGATGTTCCTCATGCTGTTTCCCCTGCTGCCTACAGAAAGTAAGTGCAACCATTTGAGCATGTTTCAGAGTAGGGTATGTTCAGGGCCTGGTtaaggcatacttgccgactttctcccattgctttccgggagattcagtggaggaggtgggcgtgcggggggcggggatccgaaatcgcgtcattttggacccgccccccccttgacgcaatgacgcaaactcgtcattttacagtggggggcggggccaaatgccgcgattcccggaaaatcgcggtattgtggccctatttctgtaaatgcgggattttgccatactcctccgggagtccgggagactcccccaaaatgcgggagtctcccggacattccgggagagttggcaagtatgggttaagggttccagccgccctggGCAAATACTGCCGTAGCGCGCCCCCCCCATCCCATATAAGCATATGGGAATACtcctgcagcctgatcagccttttggttgatcaggccctgggtatGTGggggtttttgggtttttttctgaaAATGACCCAGTAAAGCATGTAGAAAAATTattctaattatttaatttaaccCACCACCCCCAAGACAAATACTTCAtatttaagattatttttttttccatagctTGAAGTGCAGGCTCCTCCTGGGACAACAATTGGCTATGTAACCCAGAACTGGCACCCATGTCTACCGAAGTTTACTATTCAgaatgagagagaggaagataTCCTAAAAATCCAGGGCCCCTGCATACCATGTAGGTGCTGCTCAGATGTGAACTTTGAGGTATGTAATAACTGTTTGCAAGATGTCAAAGTCTAGGGTGGGTGGCATTAAGGAACTGCAAAAACTGCAATTTATATGAAAGTGATGCTAATAATATCAGTTttctcatctcccatcttgactactgcaccCTCCTGCTATCTTGcgttcctgacacccatatattcacaattcaatccatcctaaatgctgttgcaaaACTGATCTTTCTCACACCactccatatctgctgcaccagtttgcaaatccctacaatagctccctctgtcctccagaatccaattcaaattactcattcttgcctacaaagccctcaacaactctactcctgcatacatctcaCATCTCCTATCAAACTACTcttcctcccgccctcttagatctgcttctgacctgcgccttgtctcatttCTGGCTGCCACCTCTcgctcccacctacaagacttctctgtGCTGCTTCCctgttatggaattccctaccgtgCTCAATCAGACCACCTCCCCGATAattctattcacactaatgcagtCTCGCAACTGTCCCATCTTGACTGAGACTCCTTTGCTCTTCTTGTTTCAGATGTTCCCTTCCActttgaatgtaagctctctaatgagcagggtcatcccttttgttttcatgtctgcatttatgttgtctaccttgtatgtccgttttatgtttgtactgttttccctacagtATAGCTCTGCAGAGCGCTATGGCGCCTTACAtctaaaataatagtaataatgattGCTGGTCTTGTGAACCTTTTGAATACCCTCCTCTTTCCTCTCACTATTTAGCTGAAATCCCTTGACGAGAGCTCTGTGGTTGGGAGAATATCCAAGCAGTGGACTGGCATTGTCAAGGAAGCTTTTACTGATGCTGATAACTTTGGAGTCCAGTTCCCCATGGACCTTGATGTGAAGATGAAAGCTGTCATCCTTGGTGCCTGCTTCCTTATTGTAAGTTCTCacctttgtattcaaatacattgcTGACTTAACCAGGAATCTGtttatataatatacttttttaaaaagttgccatgaaagttctctgtattgacccctaatgtatttgtacatagtaatcatatctccccttagacgcctcttttctaaagtaaagtaaacatgcctaaactggctaacctttcctcataacttaatgactccatagtAAATATGTAAAAACTGTGAAATAAACACACCCGCATGCTATATATAGTGTATTAGGCTAGTAAAGTACTAAAGTTAGATTTGCAGAAATCATGGTATAAaccatgtagtttttttttttttttttttttttactcctgccCTCCTCCCCTCCCGCAGTTTTCCATTACTGGGCAAAGTAAAAAATAAGGACTaaaacatggatttttttttaattgaaatattttatatagttcCATATACGCATTTCATTAGCTGAGAACACTTCTCACACCTCCTCCCAGACCAGGGCGGCCAACTGAAAGTAGATGCTAACCATGCttcatgcttaaaaaaaaattcatattggCCACATTACAAACAATGCAAAGGTATTGTAAAATTGTATTCCAATTACTTGACTAGTGTGTCCTCAAAAGGCTGTATCTTTCCTGTCAGCTGACCGAATAGGATGTTTGCAATTCTTTACTTTTGGCACCTTGAGACTTTCCTGTCAAACAGGaatgaataaattaaattgtttgaCACTATTGCCCTAGACGATCAATAATGGAATACACTTTATAGTTTCCATCCTGTCCGTtcttctttgcttcaaaataatTCCTCTTTTTGATGTTCTGTATCTGAATGGATAAACGCCATATTCCACATGATGGCTACTTCAACTACCAAGTATATTGCTCAACCTTTTTAAGATTAACACTATCAGTATGGTTGGAATGGTGGTACAGTGTACTAACTGCTATACTGAAAAAGTAATTTAGAATGTCTTCTAAGCCCTGTGTGAATGAATATTCATCATGAACCCAGCACTCGTGTAGCCTTCATCTCATTCTTCAGAGTAATAGTGAACAACGTGAGCTCCCATTTGGCTCTGGGATTGTGAGAATTCTGAACAGTAATGGAATGTGTTAACCAGTAGGATAAGGCTGTCCAGCTCTGAAATCTGGGGTCATCTCATATAATGCTCATGCATCAAGAAAATGTAAAGATTTGTATAATACCCTAATGCATAAAAGTGACTGGTTATCTGCAATTCAGAATTTTGTAAGTGTATTGCCAACTGCTGCCTGGATCACATCTTAAACCCTAACTTCAAACGTCAACCCAGTTCATTGGATTGTGATGACATCCAGTAAAATGACTAAATGTCAAAGTAGAATACTTTCACATGAAAACTGCTGCTAAATGTCTAATTTTGTCTCCCACAGGACTTCATGTTTTTCGAACAGAGCGGAAATAAGAATTAGAGTCTACGTCTGCATCTTTGAGCACAACAAGTTTCAACAGCCATttatattatgatttttttttatttttttttgctttaaaaaaaagctGTTTTACAAATTtcaattaacattttttaaaaaatttttttatcgtgggtgaaaaatgtgaatttagtaatttttatgtttttatataaacatacagTTAAATTTTTATATAACAATACACTATAGACTAGATTGTGAATGGTTAGTTTATGTTTATCTTATTTTAAATTGTTCCTCCTTTGGCTCCAGTTTGGTTATAGCATATACCTCTGCTCCATAATAATCTTCTACCATTACTGCGAATGTTGGCCTGGAGAGGGAAACTTATGGCCAGGGACCAAAGTAGGTGACTTAAGGCAAGAGGTACACTTTAAAGAGTAGAGTAGCCATGTAACCAGGGCTTGGGCTACCATTAGGTGCCAATGGTTAGAATGAATGAGTGGCATAATGTCATTAACCCAGTGATTGTAATACCCCCACACAGATCCATGgctgctgacatgaaggagaagtaGTCAAAAGCTATTTGCATGTGAAGCTGCTGGTAATGtggtgcttggctatgatgtcatggGCAAGAATCACACTCCCAGGACGAGAGGGTGCTGTCCCCACCGCTCGTCTGCTGTGGCAAGCAGCAGGAGGTGGGGGCACAACGGAAGAGGTCACTGCTTCCAATGTGTGTGGTGGAAGAACACTCGTATGTAGAAATGAACATCTGCTTTCCAGTGCTCGTCGTTGGCTGTTTTAGAGCAATTGTTACCAGTATAGTCATAGCTTTCAGCTGTAATTGGGTGCATACATTTCTGTTTGTAACAtgaattgtttttaatttgcaCTGATCATGTCCCAGGAACTTTTTGTTTACAGGTTTTTCACATTTCTTATTTGCATCATGCATCCTTTTAAATATGCAACAAGCTAGGTAGTTGCATTTAAGAAAAAACACTACCtgaagaatattaaaaaaaaaaacatttaatgaatGTAAAGCTTGAGACAagggcattaaataatacatgtaGTTTCCTAGGAGCATTGTGCcaaaatattaatgtaatgtacacttttctcttttttttttttactggctattgtttaaaacacaatcattgATTAGACCTTTCTAAAGAGTTAGTGGAAGGCCTTTCAATTCAGGTTTCTCAGTTATCCTACCTATGAATATAGTGTTTGCATTCCGCTCTTTTTGAGAAAAGCATTTTTTAAAGGATTTGTATAACCTCTGTTATTAGTAGAAGAGataatttgcctttttttaaTACAGTTGGACAAATGTGTAGATTACATACATGGACTTTCAAAAGCCACTACAAGACAACATGCAGTGGGTATTTTCTTGGTTTGTTCTGTTTCAGTGTCATTGTTACATCTTCTAGATGTGATCTCTTTAGAGTGAATgctggttttgtttttgcaattACACCACTGATTTGTACAGTAACCAATGTAGTGATCTTGTCTCTTGCTATGCTTTTTGAGTTAAAATCCTGTAATTTTAAGTTTATTTTGACTTGTCATATTCTAAGCATAAGCAATGACATTTAAAAATCATGCTTATACTAGCATCTAATATTACCCGTACGTAGTACAGATAATCAAGTTCAACATTTGTCCTTTATGTATAGTTTTTAGAATTCAGAAACATTGTacttaaatgttttttaattttttttataagctATAAATCATATTACaccattttttgtatttttaaataacttatgATAAAGATGACAGACTGTAGAAAAGAAATATACACCACTGTACTTGACAGTTTTCTTCCTTCCATAGTTTTCAAAAGCTGTTTTcacaaaacttttttattttgttcacgTTTTATagctgttgtgttttttttttttttttttttttattattctttgtgGAAAATGAACTATTTCTAAATATCCTACTTTGCATCTGGTATAATGTAAATAATGAAAGATCATTCAGCACACTTTTAGTAAGATGGTGTAAATCACCTTGGGTCTTTTAAACTAGATTTTATAACCAATAAAGTGCCTGGTTAATGAACATTATGTGCTTACTGAATTCAACAACAAAtgattttatattctacatataacTGTGGTTTCTTATgattgtaatacatatatatgcaagCTATGTATTCTCCTGTATTGAGAAAATAAATGTGCATTCTCagacttgttgttttttttaaattgtatacatgtgtgtatcaTTTAGAGAACAGATTGGTAGCACTATTTAAAACTTTATTGAATTTAGAACAAATATACAGCGTTTCTTGTGCTATATTTATAATTCTTCCATAGCCTTTAAATATTCTGTTATGAATCAGATGTACTATAGTTTaatgcggtggtagtcattttacaGATTACCACAATTCTGACAGCTACTATAAGAATGGACCAGAGATGTAGGGTTTCAGTGCACAGAAGAGTGACACAACACTCTAAATAGTAATGATCAATCTCAttcccaattgtaaggcgctacagAACTtgctggcactaaataaatgttgattaccATACATGTCTGCCCTCGTTCCATCCAGATGACTATTTATTCCAGATGCTCTAAAGTGTGATAATGGACTTCATGGGCACCTTACTTAAACAAGTAAGAgacattaaaaaaatgtgaattgtGAACTGCTGAATGCAAATGAGCTACTCTAGGAAACTATTTAAAGTCACATCACATCAGTTGTTACTTATGTTATGAGTAAAAACAATCAGTTCTGCTGCAGGGAGAACTGTAAGCAATGGTAGTGTGTTATATGCAGAACTTAATTCCTCTGCCTTCTTAAAGAGTTATGTGATGGCTCACAAAGAGAAGGGTAGTAATGGTGTAGTGCAGCAGTGAGCTCAGTAGCTCTGTGCTGGTTGATATCACATGTCCTTTTGACATTCTGAAATGCTGTGGTGGGGTGGAGTGGGGGATCCCCTCTGAGCATTGCCTCAATCCATTCCCCTGCACTGAGCTCTCAGTGCAGAGCTCTGTAATAAATACGTTCTGCACAGATAGGATTAACGGTTCACTCTGAGCTGGATGTTAAGGTGGTGTTGTACTCTTTATATGTGGGGGTAGGAGGGAATTGAAAGCACAGCTTAATGCTTTTAGTTCCATTACCACCTAAAGTGGAAAacctttttatttcacttttttaaaaaataatacctGTGGAATGGGGGTGTGAGCGGGAGGACTGCTCAGGAGCCACAATGTCATATTGAATCTCATGTTCACACACCTCTCTTCAATGTCGAACAGCCCTTGTTTCTGGGCCGGCCTGAGACACTAACTATGGAGCCCTAGAAAAAGCAGCAGTATCTGGAGTTCAAGAGAGGGGGAAGAATTAATTGGCCCCAGATTGATGATACgccattaaataacaaaatagtGTATGAATCATTTTCTCAGTGATTTTGACAAGTTTTCGTTATTCATTCCCCCCCCATACTAGGCATAACAATCAAACAATTTAGTCACAAGCGCTCTGATTGGATGGAAAAATCTCAGCATGTATGGCCAGCTTTAGACACCATGCACATGTTTGGGCCTGCTTCacacactagtcaccagattagaGGTCTACTTTATATAATAGCCACTAGATTAGAGTTCTGCTTTTTATATACTCGAGAGATTATATCTATAATATGTTACAGCCACCGGATTAgaggttcatttatatattagtGTCACGGGctctaggagtcttgcccaggatttcaccagttgactatgcttaccagggaggcggagtttgcacagcggtcctctggcagcagggtgaatagtggaacgtatataacagcagatggagagaggatgccaatggaattgatgattgtcaatgacttgcagctatactggtaaatgagtcagcgacttgcatctatagtggaaaggcatgtttgaaccacggagaccagggtggacgtgagcaggtgaaggaaggcaacaggagagtcagtggtctgcggatagcaagttgtaccactgctgtgaagggaagacttgccCAAGTGCAGGTacgtagcggggaagtcagtggtctgcgtaaagcaagttgtaccactgctgtgatgagaagacttgtccaggtgcaggtaggtagcggggaagtcagtggtctgcgtatagcaagttgtacaactgctagtaagtgaggagtagttcaggtgcggatgagtggaagcatgaaaagagtcaataccggtatgaagacactgagcaaacagaggaacttgttcctcgcagatatgcagcgtttacagcaaATAGTATtaaacggtatgtataccgctgctgagtagagaggcttgcacaaagcggatatgcgggataataactgatagtcaatcacaagtatgcatatctctgctgagtagagaagcttgtttcaaactgatatgcagcgtaacaacaaatagtctatagctggtatggataccgctgctgagtagagaagcttgtcctaggcggatatgcaaagtaacagttgatagtcagtaacaagtaagcataccgctgatgagtagagaagcttgtccacgaggatatgcaggtacagtgggagcgctgaacggctgtagcgggtatgggaaccccaggtgagcagagcaggtaatccagcagacagctgaggacattagcagaacacaggagaca encodes the following:
- the LOC142143777 gene encoding phospholipid scramblase 1-like isoform X2, encoding MEMKDGNSEYNPNAGTNYPPAMNPGAGHMAPGYPPPGMPGSYGYAQLPQGSYQPPPGQPNYGPYGGGPPVQNQPMVPGGPPSAWMPAPPQNPNCPPGLEYLCQIDQLLVHQQVELLEALIGYETNNKYEIKNSMGQRVYFAAEQNDCCTRNCCGASRPFVLTIVDNSGREIIRLDRPFRCSSCCFPCCLQKLEVQAPPGTTIGYVTQNWHPCLPKFTIQNEREEDILKIQGPCIPCRCCSDVNFELKSLDESSVVGRISKQWTGIVKEAFTDADNFGVQFPMDLDVKMKAVILGACFLIDFMFFEQSGNKN
- the LOC142143777 gene encoding phospholipid scramblase 1-like isoform X1, translating into MEMKDGNSEYNPNAGTNYPPAMNPGAGHMAPGYPPPGMPGSYGYAQLPQGSYQPAPPGQPNYGPYGGGPPVQNQPMVPGGPPSAWMPAPPQNPNCPPGLEYLCQIDQLLVHQQVELLEALIGYETNNKYEIKNSMGQRVYFAAEQNDCCTRNCCGASRPFVLTIVDNSGREIIRLDRPFRCSSCCFPCCLQKLEVQAPPGTTIGYVTQNWHPCLPKFTIQNEREEDILKIQGPCIPCRCCSDVNFELKSLDESSVVGRISKQWTGIVKEAFTDADNFGVQFPMDLDVKMKAVILGACFLIDFMFFEQSGNKN